A single genomic interval of Ischnura elegans chromosome 3, ioIscEleg1.1, whole genome shotgun sequence harbors:
- the LOC124155589 gene encoding annulin-like, whose amino-acid sequence MGNCCSRFRAVFKPSSSSSGPSGGDIPDSTALSPLRPPSWRRNTMPKPPGAEVSADAEKSVLVVSGVDLLFSENGASHRTYEFDLMERAVAETAEPGGRISKGRLIVRRGQPFAINLKLSRPYNEEKDAISLVFTVADTEKPSYGQGTLIAVPVMAKGSMSDNELSHINMASGNHYPWKAEVDPKHISDSSVRIEVTPSADTMIGMWKLDIDTKFKSHGSGDAVSYSYPHPIYILFNPWCPRDSVYMGPNKEEELKEYVLCDTGLIWRGSHNRLRPCVWRYAQFEADILDCSLYLAFKIGKLNLAGRSDPVRITRALSAAVNSPDDNGALVGNWSGDFSGGTAPTKWVGSMKILQEYYRTKKPVKYGQCWIFGGVLTTVCRALGIPSRTITNYSSAHDTQSSLTVDYFLNGEGEIMDEMNNDSVWNFHVWNEVWMHRPDLAPTGGVGGVGEEVGHECDGWQVIDATPQELSDDVYRCGPASVSAVKRGEVLRPFDGQFVYAEVNADKVFWRYSGPTQPLKLLRKDIQGIGQFISTKAVGKYVREDITHNYKFPEKSAEERAAMLRALRQSESMFSRYYLNEDFNDLKFDFELRDDIVIGQPFSVVVVMKNNSRTKDHTVSVLLRVDTVLYTGKIKEGVRKEKTERLVKAGAVEEIRLDVSYEDYYSHLVDQCAFNIACMATVAETNFEYFAQDDFRVRKPDIKIKTEGELVQGKEFTATASLKNPLPIPLRKGQFIIEGQGLTHQLKIKMAQDIPPGGDAIASFNITPTFHGQKTIAAKFTSKELEDVDGFIVVKVAPPKAETNGSGAANST is encoded by the exons GAGCTGAAGTGAGCGCTGATGCCGAGAAGTCGGTGCTGGTGGTCAGCGGAGTGGACCTGCTGTTCTCCGAGAACGGAGCCAGCCACAGGACATACGAGTTCGACCTGATGGAGCGCGCCGTAGCTGAGACGGCAGAGCCGGGCGGGAGGATCTCCAAGGGACGACTCATCGTGCGACGAGGACAGCCATTCGCCATCAACCTCAAGCTGTCCAGGCCCTACAACGAAGAGAAGGACGCCATCTCCCTGGTATTCACAGTTGCAG ATACTGAAAAGCCAAGCTATGGCCAGGGCACTCTGATTGCAGTGCCAGTGATGGCAAAGGGCTCTATGTCTGATAATGAACTCAGCCACATAAATATGGCATCTGGGAATCATTACCCCTGGAAAGCCGAAGTGGACCCAAAGCACATCAGTGATTCATCAGTAAGGATTGAG GTTACTCCCTCGGCTGATACAATGATTGGGATGTGGAAATTGGACATTGATACCAAATTCAAAAGCCATGGATCCGGAGATGCCGTCAGCTACAGCTACCCCCATCCTATTTACATTCTGTTCAACCCATGGTGCCCAA GAGACAGTGTGTACATGGGCCCGAACAAAGAGGAGGAATTGAAGGAGTACGTACTGTGTGACACGGGATTGATCTGGAGGGGCAGCCATAATCGCCTGAGGCCATGCGTGTGGCGCTATGCTCAGTTCGAAGCTGACATCTTGGACTGCTCCCTGTACCTTGCCTTCAAAATTGGGAAGCTCAATTTGGCTGGGAGATCTGATCCTGTCCGCATCACTCGTGCATTGTCTGCTGCT GTTAACTCTCCAGATGATAATGGAGCATTGGTTGGAAACTGGTCAGGAGACTTCTCAGGAGGCACTGCTCCAACCAAGTGGGTTGGGAGCATGAAGATTCTGCAGGAATACTATCGCACCAAGAAGCCAGTCAAGTACGGACAATGCTGGATATTTGGAGGTGTCCTTACCACAG TATGCCGAGCTCTTGGAATACCATCACGTACTATAACTAATTACTCTTCCGCCCATGACACCCAGAGCAGTCTCACTGTTGATTACTTCTTGAATGGAGAGGGAGAAATTATGGATGAAATGAATAACGACTCTGTTTG GAACTTCCATGTCTGGAATGAAGTGTGGATGCACAGGCCAGACTTGGCGCCAACGGGTGGTGTGGGAGGCGTCGGAGAGGAAGTTGGCCATGAGTGTGATGGCTGGCAAGTGATAGATGCCACTCCTCAGGAGCTGAGTGACGACGTCTATCGCTGTGGTCCAGCATCTGTGAGTGCCGTAAAGAGAGGAGAGGTACTGAGGCCATTCGACGGACAATTTGTGTACGCTGAAGTGAATGCAGACAAAGTGTTCTGGCGCTATTCTGGTCCGACCCAACCTCTTAAGTTGCTGAGGAAGGATATTCAAGG AATTGGCCAATTCATCAGCACCAAAGCAGTTGGGAAGTATGTCAGGGAGGATATCACCCATAACTACAAGTTCCCAGAAA AGAGTGCTGAAGAGCGTGCAGCTATGCTGAGAGCTCTGAGACAGAGTGAGAGTATGTTCAGCAGATATTATCTAAATGAAGATTTCAATGACCTCAAGTTTGATTTTGAACTAAGGGATGACATTGTCATTGGACAACCTTTCAG TGTGGTTGTAGTGATGAAGAACAACAGCAGAACAAAAGACCACACTGTCAGTGTACTTCTTCGTGTTGATACAGTTCTCTACACTGGCAAGATCAAAGAGGGTGTCAGGAAGGAGAAAACAGAGAGACTGGTGAAGGCTGGTGCTG TTGAAGAGATACGCTTGGATGTGTCCTATGAAGATTACTACAGCCACCTTGTTGATCAATGTGCATTCAACATTGCCTGCATGGCTACTGTGGcagaaacaaattttgaataCTTCGCTCAGGATGACTTCAGGGTCAGGAAGCCTGATATTAAGATCAAG ACTGAGGGTGAACTGGTGCAAGGGAAGGAGTTCACAGCGACAGCCTCCTTGAAGAATCCACTGCCAATTCCCTTGCGTAAGGGTCAATTCATCATTGAAGGCCAAGGCCTGACCCATCAATTGAAGATAAAAATGGCACA GGACATTCCTCCTGGCGGTGATGCTATTGCATCTTTCAACATCACTCCAACATTCCATGGACAGAAAACCATTGCTGCCAAGTTTACATCGAAAGAATTGGAGGATGTTGATGGATTTATTGTAGTCAAAGTTGCGCCACCAAAGGCAGAAACAAATGGTTCAGGAGCTGCTAATTCTACTTAG
- the LOC124155592 gene encoding hemolymph lipopolysaccharide-binding protein-like, translating to MSFLLRISAFVFISVVYFAEPSHQGRALKGSVGLSMVNHFNQTGHCTIDFELSQVFRGSKRSWRVNIKHEVYENGGLEEHVVKGLLTAQPPKPSDYELFPSIGFYKFHPEARTFADSLKVCTDEGGHLAIINSIPEANVLKTLYARHSDVWRWAHIGFHDPRESGTRGNYETIFGESLKSAGYDKWAPDEPDHTYGQAHCGVINRDVLLGAGVCTGKRPFFCEYDLSWGV from the exons ATGTCATTTCTTTTGAGGATATCAGCATTCGTGTTCATCAGCGTGGTCTATTTCGCTGAGCCTTCGCACCAGGGTCGGGCGTTGAAAGGCAGCGTGGGACTGTCAATGGTCAATCACTTCAACCAGACCGGTCACTGCACGATCGACTTTGAGCTGTCTCAAGTTTTTCGAGGAAGCAAGAGAAGCTGGCGAGTCAACATCAAGCACGAAGTCTACGAAAACGGAGGATTGGAAGAGCATGTTGTGAAAGGATTGTTAAcag CTCAACCACCGAAGCCGAGTGACTACGAGTTGTTCCCCAGCATAGGATTCTATAAATTCCACCCAGAGGCAAGGACATTTGCGGACTCATTGAAGGTGTGCACTGACGAGGGAGGACATCTGGCGATCATCAACTCCATTCCCGAAGCCAATGTGCTCAAAACACTATACGCGAGGCACAGCGACGTGTGGCGTTGGGCGCATATTGGGTTCCACGACCCACGGGAAAGCGGGACAAGGGGAAATTACGAGACCATATTTG GAGAATCCTTGAAAAGTGCTGGATATGACAAATGGGCTCCAGATGAACCAGATCACACCTATGGCCAAGCGCATTGCGGTGTGATAAACAGAGATGTACTGCTAGGGGCTGGAGTGTGTACAGGGAAACGTCCCTTTTTCTGTGAATACGACTTATCTTGGGGTGTTTAA